Proteins from one Microcaecilia unicolor chromosome 2, aMicUni1.1, whole genome shotgun sequence genomic window:
- the LOC115461898 gene encoding LOW QUALITY PROTEIN: RNA-binding E3 ubiquitin-protein ligase MEX3C-like (The sequence of the model RefSeq protein was modified relative to this genomic sequence to represent the inferred CDS: inserted 4 bases in 4 codons; deleted 1 base in 1 codon) — protein MAKREILSAAEHFSMIRASRNXNGPALGGTPCTPNLPGQTTVQVRVPYRVVGLVVGPKGATIXRIQQQTHTYIVTPSRDKEPVFEVTGMPXNVDRAREEIEMHIAMRTGNYIELNEENDFHYNGTDVSIESGQLTSVWLTSNPAAPGRTRMISNYRNDSSSSLGSGSTDSFXGSNRLADFSPTSPFSTGSFWFGDTIQSVGSEDLVVDPPAFDSLPAPSQTIWAPFEPANPLSGFGSDPTACMKAQRRGSLSPTFLESMEHPLARRVRSDPLAMNNQAGLPIYIPAFSNGSNSYSSSNGGSTSSSPPESRRKHDCVICFENEIIAALVPCGHNLFCIECANKICERETPMCPVCQTAVTQAIRIHS, from the exons ATGGCCAAACGGGAGATTCTGTCAGCTGCTGAGCACTTTTCCATGATCAGAGCATCTCGTA AAAATGGTCCTGCCCTTGGGGGTACACCATGCACACCCAACCTGCCAGGGCAGACCACTGTCCAGGTCAGGGTGCCTTATCGTGTAGTTGGACTCGTGGTTGGACCCAAAGGCGCTACCA AACGAATTCAGCagcagacacacacatacatagtAACTCCTAGTAGAGACAAGGAGCCAGTCTTTGAGGTGACAGGAATGC GAAATGTAGATCGAGCACGTGAAGAAATAGAAATGCATATTGCCATGCGCACAGGAAACTATATTGagctgaatgaagaaaatgattTCCATTACAACGGTACAGATGTCAGCATTGAAAGTGGCCAACTT ACATCTGTTTGGCTGACCTCTAATCCAGCAGCTCCTGGCCGTACTAGAATGATTTCAAATTATCGAAATGATAGCTCTAGCTCTCTAGGAAGTGGTTCTACAGATTCTT TTGGAAGCAATAGGTTGGCAGATTTCAGCCCAACTAGCCCATTTAGCACAGGAAGCTTCTGGTTTGGAGATACAATCCAATCTGTAGGCTCAGAAGATCTGGTGGTTGACCCTCCTGCCTTTGACTCTTTGCCAGCACCTTCCCAAACCATCTGGGCACCATTTGAGCCAGCAAATCCACTCTCAGGGTTTGGCAGTGATCCCACAGCATGCATGAAGGCTCAACGCAGAGGAAGTCTGTCACCTACTTTTCTTGAAAGTATGGAACATCCACTTGCCAGGAGGGTAAGAAGTGACCCTCTTGCTATGAACAACCAGGCTggccttccaatctacatccctGCTTTTTCCAATGGTAGCAACAGCTACTCTTCTTCCAATGGTGGCTCCACCTCAAGTTCACCTCCAGAGTCGAGACGAAAGCATGACTGTGtgatatgctttgaaaatgaaatcATTGCAGCCCTGGTTCCATGTGGCCACAACCTCTTCTGCATTGAATGTGCTAACAAAATCTGTGAAAGAGAAACACCAATGTGTCCTGTCTGCCAGACCGCTGTTACTCAGGCAATCCGAATCCATTCTTAG